From a single Arthrobacter sp. SLBN-112 genomic region:
- a CDS encoding glycosyltransferase family 2 protein: MNTPFRNPDTLVIMPAWNESEAIGNTIREVFEFGPPCDVLVVDDGSRDKTAIVAREAGATVLQLPFNMGVGGAMRTGFKYAKNHGYSRVIQVDADGQHDPRDIKAVLDGLQHADIAIGARFADKGNYTVRGPRKWAMKVLAWTISRIAGTPLTDVTSGFRAANTKAIRQYVDHYPAEYLGDTIDSLVVAIRSGCTVKQVAVSMRARQGGTPSHDPMKAAIYLGRSGMALLFALTRKKTEPSTN; this comes from the coding sequence TTGAACACCCCCTTCCGCAATCCGGACACCCTGGTGATCATGCCGGCCTGGAATGAGTCCGAGGCCATCGGCAATACGATCCGCGAGGTCTTCGAATTCGGACCGCCGTGCGACGTTCTGGTCGTTGACGACGGCTCCCGGGATAAAACAGCCATTGTTGCCAGGGAGGCTGGGGCTACCGTACTGCAGCTTCCCTTCAACATGGGTGTTGGCGGCGCTATGCGCACCGGCTTCAAGTACGCAAAAAACCACGGCTACAGTCGAGTGATCCAAGTCGATGCTGACGGCCAGCATGATCCACGGGACATCAAGGCTGTCCTCGACGGGCTTCAGCACGCCGACATCGCGATTGGCGCCAGGTTCGCCGATAAGGGTAATTACACCGTGCGGGGTCCAAGGAAATGGGCAATGAAGGTGCTCGCCTGGACAATTTCCCGCATCGCTGGAACTCCCCTGACGGACGTTACGTCTGGATTCAGGGCAGCGAACACCAAGGCGATCCGGCAGTATGTGGACCACTATCCTGCTGAATACCTGGGCGATACCATCGATTCCCTTGTTGTTGCCATCCGTTCAGGTTGCACAGTGAAACAAGTCGCGGTCTCGATGCGCGCCCGGCAGGGGGGCACACCCAGCCATGACCCGATGAAGGCCGCCATATACCTCGGCCGCTCAGGAATGGCGTTGCTGTTCGCACTGACGCGGAAGAAAACCGAGCCGTCCACCAACTAG
- a CDS encoding DUF2304 domain-containing protein, protein MSLLMGSIVVVAILFFVFEMLRRQKLREKYAVLWIVIGIGTLLLSAFPSLLQQASGLLGIQVPANLLFIMTLVLLVGVCLHLSREQSQAEDEVRILCEEVALLRADLLALREQLGSGTGDSPEPKGSQ, encoded by the coding sequence ATGTCGCTCCTCATGGGCTCCATCGTCGTCGTGGCGATCCTCTTCTTCGTTTTTGAAATGCTCCGCCGGCAGAAACTGCGTGAAAAATACGCGGTGCTTTGGATAGTCATCGGCATCGGCACGCTCCTGCTTTCCGCATTCCCCTCGCTCCTGCAGCAAGCCAGTGGTCTCCTGGGAATCCAGGTCCCGGCCAACCTCCTTTTCATCATGACACTTGTGCTCCTGGTGGGTGTCTGCCTGCATCTCTCCCGTGAGCAGTCCCAGGCCGAAGATGAGGTCCGCATCCTCTGCGAGGAAGTAGCCCTTTTGCGGGCCGACCTCTTGGCGCTCAGGGAACAACTCGGCAGCGGAACCGGCGACAGTCCCGAGCCCAAGGGCTCGCAATAA
- a CDS encoding glycosyltransferase family 2 protein: MTVDVMLPYYGDVDQMKLAARSVMNQENQDWRLVVIDDGYPDPEPERWFSTITDSRVTYLKNEQNLGANGNYRKALTLVESPYVVIMGADDIMLPNYLDVVVSAFEEYPKADVVQPGVQVIDEQGIACTPLVDAVKKVYAPKTSERIELKGEAMATSLVRADWAYFPSLAWRSETVKRIGFTEGLDVVQDLALLLDIAAEHGSMVVDPVLSFLYRRHSASDSSVRALDGRRFDEERRFFQLQAERFSSLGWKGAARAASFHTTSRLNAATLVLKAVRKGKFDSLPRLAKHIVR, encoded by the coding sequence ATGACCGTTGACGTAATGCTGCCCTACTACGGCGATGTCGATCAGATGAAGCTCGCAGCGCGGAGCGTGATGAATCAGGAGAATCAGGACTGGCGGCTCGTTGTCATCGATGACGGCTATCCGGACCCGGAACCTGAGCGGTGGTTCTCGACAATTACCGATTCCCGTGTCACCTACCTCAAAAACGAGCAAAATCTCGGCGCGAACGGCAATTACCGGAAAGCCCTGACGCTGGTTGAGTCCCCTTACGTGGTCATCATGGGGGCTGACGACATCATGCTCCCCAACTACCTGGATGTCGTGGTGAGTGCCTTCGAGGAATACCCAAAGGCAGACGTTGTCCAGCCGGGTGTGCAGGTGATCGACGAACAAGGGATCGCTTGCACTCCGCTCGTGGACGCAGTCAAGAAGGTCTACGCTCCCAAGACCAGCGAGCGAATCGAGCTCAAGGGTGAAGCCATGGCAACAAGCCTGGTGCGCGCAGACTGGGCTTACTTTCCCTCACTTGCATGGCGCTCGGAAACGGTGAAACGCATCGGTTTCACCGAAGGACTCGATGTCGTCCAGGATCTTGCTCTGCTGCTCGATATTGCGGCAGAACACGGTTCCATGGTTGTTGATCCTGTGCTGTCCTTCCTCTACCGGAGGCACTCAGCATCCGACTCTTCTGTCCGGGCGTTGGACGGCAGGCGTTTCGACGAAGAACGTCGCTTCTTCCAGCTGCAGGCTGAACGGTTTAGCAGCCTCGGATGGAAGGGCGCCGCACGTGCGGCAAGTTTCCACACGACATCCAGGCTGAACGCCGCCACGTTAGTCCTGAAGGCGGTGCGGAAAGGCAAGTTTGATTCATTGCCCCGACTGGCAAAGCATATTGTCCGATAG
- a CDS encoding glycosyltransferase — MDPRASVNPRVSVCLAAYNGAVHIEEQIRSILPELGDADELIVVDDHSTDNTVEVVTSIGDPRIRLIPAQRNAGYVRTFERALGEARGEFVFLSDQDDVWLPGRVETMISALDGQDVVVSNCQHFDGPLGSFHEIRLRAQDSTHPVRNILGIVVGYRLHWGCAMAVRKRILHQVLPFPQHMTESHDQWIAMVGNVNRSINYLETDTILHRLHGENLTPRGVRSLSKIIKARVAFIRNVFVAVRRFRASRTA; from the coding sequence ATGGACCCCAGAGCGAGCGTAAATCCGCGCGTGAGTGTATGCCTGGCCGCATACAACGGCGCCGTCCACATCGAAGAGCAGATCAGATCGATCCTGCCTGAACTTGGTGATGCAGACGAACTGATCGTGGTGGACGACCATTCGACCGACAATACGGTGGAAGTTGTCACCAGCATCGGGGACCCGAGAATCCGTCTCATTCCTGCCCAAAGAAACGCGGGCTATGTTCGCACCTTTGAACGGGCACTTGGCGAGGCCCGCGGTGAATTTGTTTTCCTCTCCGACCAGGACGACGTCTGGCTGCCGGGCCGTGTCGAGACGATGATTTCCGCGCTGGACGGCCAAGACGTGGTGGTCAGCAACTGCCAGCATTTCGATGGCCCTCTTGGGTCCTTTCATGAAATTCGCCTTCGAGCCCAGGATTCCACCCACCCGGTGCGCAACATCCTGGGAATCGTGGTGGGATACCGGCTGCATTGGGGCTGCGCCATGGCTGTCCGGAAGCGAATCCTTCACCAGGTCCTCCCTTTCCCGCAGCACATGACAGAGTCGCATGACCAGTGGATTGCCATGGTGGGCAACGTGAACCGATCGATCAACTATCTGGAAACGGACACAATTCTTCACCGCCTTCACGGTGAAAACCTCACTCCCCGCGGAGTCCGCTCCCTGTCGAAAATCATCAAGGCGCGGGTAGCCTTCATCCGTAACGTCTTCGTGGCCGTCCGCCGGTTCCGCGCCTCAAGGACAGCATGA